One segment of Variovorax sp. PAMC28562 DNA contains the following:
- a CDS encoding DUF2059 domain-containing protein, producing the protein MNKFKLALLTTALAASSMAMAQDKAPLIKQFIDLQRPGIESLARGLVEQSSAPIAQAGSAYLQTQVPADKREAAAKAADAELKKYFDESYPIVRDKAVALAPDALGPLMDQSFTADELKQLVAWISSPLSKKYQELNPKMQTALTEKLVAETRSTIEPKMKTLDENVAKALGAPVGGAAPAASRPAPPAKAPAKK; encoded by the coding sequence GTGAATAAATTCAAACTCGCTCTGCTGACCACGGCGTTGGCCGCAAGTTCCATGGCCATGGCCCAGGACAAGGCGCCGCTCATCAAGCAGTTCATCGATCTGCAACGCCCCGGAATCGAATCGCTTGCGCGCGGTTTGGTCGAACAGTCGAGTGCCCCAATCGCTCAGGCCGGTTCCGCTTACCTTCAAACGCAGGTGCCCGCCGACAAGCGTGAGGCTGCCGCAAAGGCTGCCGATGCCGAGCTCAAGAAGTATTTCGACGAGTCGTACCCCATCGTGCGCGACAAGGCCGTCGCACTCGCCCCTGACGCGCTCGGCCCCCTCATGGACCAGAGTTTTACCGCCGACGAGCTGAAGCAACTGGTCGCCTGGATCAGCTCGCCGCTGAGCAAGAAGTACCAGGAACTGAATCCGAAGATGCAGACCGCGCTGACCGAAAAGCTGGTTGCAGAAACGCGTTCGACCATCGAGCCGAAGATGAAGACGCTCGACGAGAACGTCGCCAAGGCTCTGGGCGCTCCGGTCGGAGGCGCTGCACCGGCTGCCAGCCGCCCTGCGCCACCGGCCAAAGCGCCTGCCAAGAAGTAA
- the serC gene encoding 3-phosphoserine/phosphohydroxythreonine transaminase — MTRPYNFSAGPAAMPETVLQRAAEEMLNWHGSGMGVMEMSHRGKEFGVIATQAEADFRTLLAVPSNFRVLFMQGGGLGENAIVPLNLSRGTTADFVVTGSWSVKSHKEAQRYCTGNIAASNAADGHTRLPEPSTWKLTSDTSYVHVCTNETINGVEFQELPDLAALGCKAPLIIDFSSHVASRSVDWSRVGLAFGGAQKNLGPAGLTIVVVRDDLLDRALNICPSAFNYKTVADNHSMYNTPPTWGIYVAGLTFQWLLHQTEGELSGVAAMEQRNATKARLLYDFVDGSAFYENKVDASCRSRMNVPFFLRDETRNEAFLAGARDAGLLQLKGHKSVGGMRASIYNAMPLAGVQALVGYMREFERTHA, encoded by the coding sequence ATGACGCGCCCCTATAACTTCTCCGCCGGTCCGGCCGCGATGCCGGAGACGGTGCTCCAGCGCGCCGCCGAAGAAATGCTCAATTGGCACGGCAGTGGCATGGGCGTGATGGAGATGAGCCATCGCGGCAAGGAGTTTGGTGTGATCGCGACACAGGCGGAGGCGGACTTCCGCACGCTGCTCGCGGTGCCCTCCAACTTCCGCGTCCTGTTCATGCAAGGTGGCGGTTTGGGTGAAAACGCGATCGTTCCTCTGAACCTTTCGCGTGGCACGACCGCCGACTTCGTCGTCACCGGCAGTTGGAGCGTGAAGTCGCACAAAGAGGCGCAGCGCTACTGCACTGGGAACATCGCTGCCAGTAACGCCGCGGACGGCCACACGCGACTTCCCGAGCCATCGACCTGGAAGCTCACAAGTGACACTTCGTACGTGCACGTGTGCACCAACGAAACCATCAATGGCGTCGAGTTCCAGGAATTGCCCGACTTGGCGGCACTCGGTTGCAAGGCGCCGCTCATCATCGACTTTTCATCGCACGTCGCGTCGCGCAGCGTCGACTGGAGTCGCGTCGGCCTCGCGTTTGGCGGCGCGCAAAAGAATCTCGGTCCGGCCGGCCTGACGATCGTCGTGGTGCGCGATGACTTGCTCGATCGCGCGCTGAATATCTGCCCGAGCGCATTCAACTACAAGACGGTTGCCGACAACCATTCGATGTACAACACGCCACCGACCTGGGGCATCTATGTGGCGGGGCTCACGTTTCAATGGCTGCTGCATCAAACCGAGGGCGAGTTGTCGGGCGTTGCAGCGATGGAGCAACGCAACGCTACCAAAGCCCGCTTGCTCTATGACTTTGTCGACGGTTCGGCGTTCTATGAAAACAAGGTCGACGCGAGCTGCCGTTCACGCATGAATGTGCCGTTCTTCCTGCGCGACGAAACCCGCAACGAAGCGTTCCTGGCAGGCGCCCGCGACGCCGGATTGCTGCAGTTGAAGGGCCACAAATCGGTCGGCGGAATGCGCGCCAGTATTTACAACGCCATGCCGCTCGCGGGCGTGCAGGCGCTGGTGGGCTACATGCGAGAATTCGAGCGAACGCACGCCTGA
- the gyrA gene encoding DNA gyrase subunit A — protein sequence MTSFAKETLPISLEEEMRRSYLDYAMSVIVGRALPDARDGLKPVHRRVLFAMHELNNDWNRPYKKSARIVGDVIGKYHPHGDQSVYDTIVRMAQNFSMRHMLVDGQGNFGSVDGDMAAAMRYTEIRLAKIAHEMLADIDKETIDFQDNYDGSEREPAVLPSKLPNLLVNGAGGIAVGMATNIPPHNLNEVVDACLHLLRNPTASIDELMEIIPGPDFPTAGIIYGINGIKDGYRTGRGKVVMRARCHFEDIDRGQRQSIIVDELPYQVNKKTLQERMAELVHEKKIEGISHIQDESDKSGMRLVIELKRGEVPEVVLNNLYKQTQLQDTFGINMVALIDGQPKLCSLKDLIEVFLTHRREVVTRRTVYTLRKARERGHVLEGLAVALANIDEFIAIIRNAPTPPVAKSELMARPWDSKLVREMLTRTRADGGVINADDYRPDGLEAEFGMGGDGLYRLSETQAQEILQMRLQRLTGLEQDKIVSEYKEVMSEIDDLLDILAKPERVSTIIGDELATIKQEFGQTKLGARRSQIEHSAFDLSTEDLITPTDMVVTLSHSGYIKSQPLGEYRAQKRGGRGKQATATKEDDWIDQLFIANTHDYILCFSNRGRLYWLKVWEVPAGSRGSRGRPIVNMFPLQEGEKINVVLALTGEKRTFPADQYVFMSTSMGTVKKTTLDEFNNPRKAGIIAVDLDPGDYLVGAALTDGKHDVMLFSDGGKAVRFDENDVRPMGRNARGVRGMMLEDGQGVIAMLVAEDEQQSVLTATANGYGKRTSITEYTRHGRGTKGMIAIQQSERNGKVVAATLVHADDEIMLITDKGVLVRTRVAEIRELGRATQGVTLIGLDEGAKLSGLQRIVENDAVAELEPGTDDTSSSSTENPSE from the coding sequence ATGACCTCGTTCGCCAAAGAAACCTTACCTATTAGTCTCGAAGAGGAGATGCGCCGCAGCTACCTGGATTACGCGATGAGCGTGATCGTCGGTCGCGCACTGCCCGATGCGCGCGACGGCCTAAAACCAGTGCATCGGCGCGTGCTTTTCGCGATGCACGAACTCAACAACGACTGGAACCGGCCGTACAAGAAGTCGGCCCGTATCGTCGGCGACGTCATCGGCAAGTACCACCCGCACGGCGACCAGTCGGTCTACGACACCATCGTTCGCATGGCGCAGAACTTTTCGATGCGCCACATGCTGGTCGACGGCCAAGGTAATTTCGGATCGGTCGACGGCGATATGGCCGCGGCAATGCGATATACCGAAATTCGGCTCGCAAAAATTGCGCACGAAATGCTGGCCGATATCGACAAGGAAACGATCGATTTTCAGGACAATTACGACGGTTCCGAAAGGGAGCCTGCTGTTCTGCCGAGCAAGCTACCCAATTTGCTGGTCAATGGCGCCGGCGGAATTGCGGTGGGTATGGCCACCAACATCCCTCCGCATAACCTGAACGAAGTGGTCGACGCTTGCCTGCATTTGCTGCGTAACCCGACCGCCTCGATCGACGAGCTCATGGAGATCATTCCGGGACCCGACTTCCCTACCGCCGGGATCATCTACGGCATCAACGGCATCAAGGACGGGTACCGCACCGGACGCGGCAAGGTCGTGATGCGCGCCCGCTGCCACTTCGAGGACATCGACCGCGGTCAGCGGCAGTCGATCATCGTCGACGAGCTGCCTTATCAAGTGAACAAGAAGACGCTTCAGGAGCGTATGGCCGAGCTGGTCCACGAAAAGAAGATCGAAGGCATCAGCCACATCCAGGACGAGTCCGACAAGTCGGGCATGCGGCTGGTGATCGAGCTCAAGCGCGGTGAAGTGCCGGAGGTCGTGCTGAACAACCTCTACAAGCAGACCCAGCTACAGGACACTTTCGGGATCAACATGGTCGCGCTGATCGACGGTCAGCCCAAGCTGTGCAGCTTGAAAGATCTGATCGAGGTCTTCCTGACGCACCGCCGCGAAGTGGTGACGCGCCGCACCGTCTACACCTTGCGCAAAGCCCGCGAACGCGGCCATGTGCTGGAAGGCCTTGCCGTCGCACTCGCGAACATCGACGAATTTATTGCGATCATCCGCAATGCGCCAACGCCGCCGGTGGCCAAGTCCGAGCTGATGGCGCGCCCGTGGGACAGCAAGCTCGTGCGCGAAATGCTCACCCGCACACGCGCCGACGGCGGTGTGATCAACGCCGACGACTATCGGCCTGACGGGCTGGAAGCCGAGTTCGGCATGGGCGGCGACGGTCTGTACCGTTTGTCTGAAACGCAGGCCCAGGAAATCCTGCAAATGCGCCTGCAGCGCCTGACCGGCCTCGAGCAGGACAAGATCGTCTCCGAGTACAAAGAGGTGATGTCCGAGATTGACGACCTGCTCGACATTCTGGCCAAGCCGGAACGCGTTTCGACCATCATCGGCGACGAACTTGCGACCATCAAACAGGAATTCGGACAGACCAAGCTCGGCGCGCGCCGCAGCCAGATCGAGCACAGCGCTTTCGACCTGTCGACCGAAGACCTGATCACGCCGACCGACATGGTGGTGACGCTTTCGCACAGCGGCTATATAAAGAGCCAGCCTCTCGGTGAGTACCGGGCCCAGAAGCGTGGCGGCCGCGGCAAGCAGGCCACGGCGACGAAAGAGGACGACTGGATCGACCAGCTCTTCATCGCCAACACGCACGACTACATCCTGTGCTTCTCGAACCGCGGCCGACTGTACTGGCTCAAGGTCTGGGAAGTCCCGGCGGGTTCACGCGGGTCGCGCGGACGACCGATCGTCAACATGTTCCCGCTGCAAGAAGGCGAAAAAATCAACGTCGTGCTGGCGCTGACCGGCGAAAAGCGCACCTTCCCTGCCGATCAATACGTGTTTATGTCGACCTCGATGGGAACGGTCAAGAAGACAACGCTCGACGAGTTCAACAACCCGCGCAAGGCCGGCATCATTGCCGTCGACCTCGATCCGGGCGACTATCTGGTCGGTGCCGCACTGACGGACGGCAAACACGACGTCATGCTTTTCTCAGACGGCGGCAAAGCGGTTCGCTTCGACGAAAACGACGTACGCCCGATGGGCCGCAATGCACGCGGTGTGCGCGGCATGATGCTCGAAGACGGCCAGGGCGTTATCGCCATGTTGGTGGCGGAAGACGAGCAACAAAGCGTGCTGACGGCAACAGCGAATGGTTACGGAAAGCGCACAAGCATTACCGAATACACGCGTCATGGTCGCGGAACCAAAGGCATGATCGCGATTCAACAGAGCGAGCGCAACGGCAAGGTGGTTGCCGCCACTCTGGTGCACGCGGACGACGAAATCATGCTCATTACCGACAAGGGCGTGCTCGTTCGCACCCGTGTCGCCGAAATTCGCGAACTCGGTCGCGCGACGCAAGGCGTCACGCTGATCGGCCTCGATGAAGGCGCCAAACTCAGCGGTCTACAACGCATCGTCGAAAACGATGCCGTGGCCGAGCTTGAGCCAGGCACCGACGACACTTCCTCATCTTCAACGGAGAATCCCAGTGAATAA
- the pheA gene encoding prephenate dehydratase — MTASAPPSDPSVRNSESLLGLRVQIDSLDQQLLGLLNQRAHVAEQVGEIKKREGTPFFRPDRVAQVIEKMQHTNAGPLKDLHVAAIWREIMSACLALESPQRVAVLGPEGTFCEQAAIEYFGGAADLVYCASFDEVFHATAAGSAQYGVVGVENSTEGVVTRSLDLFLHSPAHVVGEVSLLIRHNLLRKTNVLDDIEVVLAHPQALAQCQTWLSKHLPNAERRAVSSNAEGARLASTNSAWAALASERAATRFGLHIIAHAIQDDAYNRTRFAIICLPETLATPPVSGRDCTSLVVSVTNRPGALHDLLVPLKTHGVSMTRFESRPARTGQWEYYFYIDLDGHPLQPNVAAALAELRTTCAFYKMLGAYPVNA, encoded by the coding sequence ATGACCGCCTCTGCTCCACCGTCCGACCCTTCCGTTCGTAATTCCGAAAGCCTTTTGGGGCTGCGCGTGCAGATCGATTCGCTCGATCAGCAACTGCTCGGACTGCTGAACCAGCGTGCACACGTCGCCGAACAGGTGGGTGAGATCAAGAAGCGCGAGGGCACGCCATTCTTCAGGCCTGATCGCGTCGCGCAAGTCATCGAAAAGATGCAGCACACCAATGCGGGTCCGCTGAAGGATCTGCATGTGGCGGCGATCTGGCGCGAAATCATGTCGGCGTGCCTGGCGCTCGAATCGCCCCAACGCGTTGCCGTGCTGGGGCCGGAAGGCACGTTCTGCGAACAGGCTGCCATCGAATACTTCGGCGGCGCAGCCGACCTAGTCTACTGCGCGAGCTTCGATGAGGTATTCCATGCGACTGCTGCAGGCAGCGCGCAATACGGCGTTGTCGGGGTTGAAAATTCGACCGAGGGCGTCGTTACGCGGTCGCTCGATCTATTCTTGCATTCGCCCGCTCATGTCGTGGGCGAAGTAAGCCTGCTGATCCGCCACAACCTGTTGCGCAAGACCAATGTGCTGGACGACATAGAGGTCGTGCTGGCGCACCCGCAAGCGCTGGCACAGTGCCAGACCTGGCTTTCCAAGCATTTGCCGAACGCAGAACGTCGCGCAGTGTCCAGCAACGCTGAGGGTGCGCGACTGGCCTCCACTAACTCGGCCTGGGCTGCTCTCGCGAGTGAGCGCGCTGCGACGCGATTCGGCTTGCACATCATTGCCCATGCTATTCAGGACGACGCCTACAACCGCACGCGCTTCGCTATCATCTGCCTGCCCGAAACGCTGGCGACACCGCCCGTCTCGGGGCGCGACTGCACGAGCCTCGTGGTGTCCGTCACTAACCGTCCTGGCGCACTGCACGACCTGCTCGTGCCGCTCAAGACGCACGGTGTTTCGATGACGCGATTCGAGTCGCGGCCCGCGCGCACGGGCCAGTGGGAGTACTACTTCTACATCGACCTGGACGGTCATCCGCTGCAACCCAATGTCGCCGCCGCACTTGCCGAACTGCGCACCACGTGCGCGTTCTACAAAATGCTGGGCGCCTACCCCGTGAACGCCTGA